One segment of Halomonas sp. TD01 DNA contains the following:
- a CDS encoding peptidoglycan DD-metalloendopeptidase family protein, producing MLRILHSLPRTHKLLLLPVATMVTVLGTQKLITTYHDLNQPHTPLESVLVPLPSDSAPGVPSLRQERTPVAEAIDRASRALDATREHIPLQDLAATEIVDLDVITSAEASMASAKTDPYINAQLDDGALHMAVVLGTLSSGMLDVDNTASVEIADATSYEDYGAELFDDISFLELELAADEPYVPKWKTHIVESGETFALLAQNKLGLGYSEVLTLLDDLPDPRMLTHWRAGNSFDYQLDEDGRLLSLRMMKNTRDGILLEQDEEHFAATVIERQGEAVQRLYAGSVSGSFARSAQATGLSSGAVTELTRLLEKKLDFRRDSRRGDRFQVLVESDMIDGEAFDSRVLAVKYNGERMDLTLLRNATDSNFYTPEGSSLDPAFSRYPFEGNYRLSSNFNPRRKHPVTGRISPHNGTDFAMPIGTPITAPASGRVERVGNHHAAGRYIVVRHDNGYRTRYLHLSRPLVTQGERIEMGERIALSGNTGRSTGPHLHYEVIVNNTPVNAMSVELPENTSLSGDTLIAFQRQAEPMLAALDSGETGTISVASYERQDEQ from the coding sequence ATGTTGCGAATTCTTCATTCGCTGCCCCGCACGCATAAATTGTTACTGTTACCCGTGGCCACAATGGTCACTGTGCTGGGCACACAAAAATTAATTACGACCTATCACGACTTAAACCAACCTCACACACCTCTGGAAAGCGTGCTTGTTCCGCTTCCCAGTGATTCGGCGCCGGGGGTTCCTTCGTTGCGCCAAGAGCGCACCCCCGTTGCTGAAGCCATTGATCGAGCCTCACGTGCTCTTGATGCCACGCGCGAACATATTCCGTTGCAGGACCTCGCGGCTACGGAAATCGTCGATCTGGATGTCATTACAAGCGCCGAAGCCTCGATGGCTAGCGCCAAGACTGACCCCTACATTAATGCCCAGCTTGATGACGGCGCGCTTCATATGGCCGTAGTATTAGGGACTCTCTCAAGCGGCATGCTCGATGTTGACAACACTGCTTCCGTTGAAATCGCCGATGCCACTTCGTACGAAGATTATGGCGCTGAGCTGTTTGATGACATCTCATTTCTCGAGCTGGAACTTGCTGCAGACGAACCCTACGTTCCAAAGTGGAAAACACATATTGTTGAATCGGGTGAGACCTTCGCGCTGCTAGCACAGAATAAGCTAGGCCTTGGCTATAGCGAAGTGCTGACGCTGCTAGATGACCTTCCAGATCCACGTATGCTTACTCATTGGCGTGCTGGTAACAGTTTCGACTATCAATTAGATGAAGATGGTCGCTTACTGTCGTTACGCATGATGAAGAATACTCGCGATGGTATCTTGCTTGAGCAAGATGAAGAGCACTTTGCAGCAACCGTTATTGAGCGCCAGGGTGAAGCGGTACAGCGTCTCTACGCAGGTAGCGTAAGCGGTAGTTTTGCACGCTCCGCCCAGGCAACTGGCCTGAGTAGCGGTGCCGTTACTGAGCTCACTCGACTACTTGAGAAGAAACTCGACTTTCGCCGCGACAGCCGTCGTGGTGATCGCTTCCAAGTGCTAGTTGAGTCAGACATGATTGATGGGGAAGCGTTTGATTCTCGTGTCCTTGCCGTTAAATACAATGGCGAACGCATGGACTTAACGCTTCTTCGTAATGCCACCGATAGCAATTTCTATACGCCTGAAGGAAGCAGCTTAGACCCTGCTTTCTCGCGCTATCCGTTTGAAGGTAATTACCGTTTAAGCTCTAACTTTAATCCGCGCCGCAAACACCCGGTGACGGGCCGTATAAGCCCACATAACGGTACCGACTTTGCGATGCCCATTGGTACTCCGATTACTGCACCGGCCAGCGGCCGAGTAGAGCGAGTGGGCAACCATCATGCTGCCGGGCGCTACATTGTCGTTCGCCATGACAACGGTTATCGCACCCGCTATTTACATCTTTCACGTCCACTTGTGACTCAAGGCGAACGTATTGAGATGGGCGAGCGCATTGCGCTTTCAGGTAATACAGGGCGTAGCACGGGGCCTCATTTACACTATGAAGTCATCGTCAATAACACTCCAGTGAACGCGATGAGCGTAGAGCTGCCTGAAAACACCAGCCTCAGCGGCGACACGTTGATTGCTTTCCAGCGCCAAGCCGAACCCATGCTGGCAGCACTGGATAGCGGTGAAACAGGCACTATCAGTGTTGCAAGTTACGAACGCCAAGATGAGCAGTAA
- a CDS encoding murein L,D-transpeptidase catalytic domain family protein translates to MPLYLRASAVIISLPLALLSLPLQAASYFSQVASTPPHGVSPLHHQLLQLAPSATPEALRLAAQSLSCADPTAERLAVIDYSLPSTEPRLWVFDLHQHKLLFEELVSHGQGSGDALAEVFSNTPESHQSSIGLFRTMNSYYGRNGYSLRLDGLEPEVNDLAFERAIVIHGADYVSDDFITQTGRLGRSHGCPAVREDITYPLIDSLKENQYVFAYYPDEEWLATSQFLRCPSGNAPHLAQR, encoded by the coding sequence ATGCCTTTATATCTGCGTGCTTCTGCTGTCATTATTTCTTTGCCATTAGCGTTATTAAGCCTTCCTTTGCAAGCGGCTAGCTATTTCTCTCAAGTAGCCTCCACACCACCTCACGGTGTTTCGCCATTACATCATCAACTGCTCCAACTAGCGCCATCGGCAACGCCAGAAGCGCTAAGACTCGCCGCTCAATCACTTAGCTGCGCTGACCCAACCGCTGAGCGTTTAGCCGTCATTGATTACTCGCTTCCGTCTACCGAGCCACGGCTGTGGGTCTTCGACCTACATCAACATAAGCTGCTATTTGAAGAGCTCGTTTCCCACGGGCAAGGCTCTGGCGATGCGTTGGCAGAGGTTTTCTCCAACACCCCTGAGAGTCACCAATCCAGCATCGGACTCTTTCGCACAATGAATAGTTATTATGGTCGTAATGGCTATTCGTTGCGCCTGGATGGCTTAGAGCCAGAGGTCAATGACCTCGCGTTTGAGCGGGCGATTGTAATCCATGGCGCTGACTATGTTAGCGACGACTTTATTACGCAGACCGGCAGGCTGGGACGTAGCCACGGTTGCCCTGCCGTACGCGAAGACATCACGTATCCGCTTATCGACAGTTTGAAAGAGAACCAGTATGTCTTCGCCTACTACCCTGATGAAGAGTGGTTAGCGACGTCACAGTTTCTGCGCTGCCCAAGCGGCAACGCTCCTCACTTAGCCCAACGCTGA
- a CDS encoding patatin-like phospholipase family protein, producing the protein MSQIKKLDLALQGGGAHGAYTWGVIDRLLEDDRIEIEGISGTSAGAMNGVVMADALTRGNKETARQALHQFWKAVSRAGMTSPIRRSPLDVLTGNWSLDHSPGYVAMDLLSRLVSPYQMNPLNINPLRDIVAEHIDFERVRRCEQLKLFVTATNVRTGKQRVFRREEMSVDAVMASACLPFVFQAVEIEGEAYWDGGYMGNPALFPLMEECSARDILLVQINPISREEVPTSASAIMNRLNEITFNSALIKEIRMIALLKRALDEQGIENCYQQALFHRISGEQALADLSVSSKMNSEWAFLCYLFDQGRAAAERWLEAHFEEIGERSTLDIDAVYLHE; encoded by the coding sequence ATGTCGCAGATCAAAAAGCTAGATCTCGCCTTACAGGGCGGTGGCGCCCACGGTGCTTACACCTGGGGGGTTATCGATCGATTGCTTGAAGACGACCGTATCGAGATAGAGGGCATCAGTGGAACAAGCGCTGGCGCGATGAATGGTGTGGTCATGGCAGACGCCCTCACCCGCGGTAACAAAGAGACGGCTCGGCAAGCGCTGCACCAGTTCTGGAAAGCGGTTAGTCGAGCAGGTATGACGAGTCCAATTCGCCGTTCACCACTAGACGTACTTACCGGAAACTGGTCTCTCGATCATTCCCCGGGTTACGTGGCCATGGACCTTTTAAGCCGGCTGGTATCCCCCTACCAAATGAACCCTCTTAATATTAATCCACTGCGCGATATTGTTGCTGAACATATTGATTTCGAACGCGTAAGACGCTGCGAACAGCTTAAACTGTTTGTGACGGCCACTAACGTTCGCACCGGAAAACAGCGTGTCTTTCGCCGCGAAGAGATGAGCGTAGACGCAGTCATGGCCTCAGCGTGCCTGCCTTTTGTATTTCAAGCGGTTGAGATAGAAGGCGAAGCGTACTGGGATGGCGGTTATATGGGCAACCCAGCGCTGTTCCCCTTGATGGAGGAGTGCAGCGCACGAGACATTCTGCTGGTACAAATTAACCCCATCAGTAGAGAAGAAGTCCCTACCTCCGCTTCGGCCATTATGAATCGGCTAAATGAAATTACCTTTAATTCCGCCCTAATTAAAGAAATACGCATGATTGCGCTACTTAAGCGCGCACTGGATGAACAGGGGATTGAAAACTGCTACCAGCAAGCGCTCTTCCACCGCATCAGTGGCGAACAGGCCCTAGCGGATCTCTCGGTATCTAGCAAAATGAATTCAGAGTGGGCGTTTCTATGTTATCTGTTTGACCAAGGGCGCGCCGCTGCCGAGCGCTGGCTAGAGGCTCACTTTGAGGAGATAGGTGAGCGTTCAACACTAGATATTGACGCCGTTTATTTGCACGAATAA
- a CDS encoding NarK family nitrate/nitrite MFS transporter has product MDIRNKANRIRLLNFSTPQMRAFHFSWFAFHICFFGWFGIAPLMAVVREDLSLTQTQIGNTIIASVAITVIVRLLIGVLCDKIGPRKTYTGLLMLGAIPVMGIGFANSFETFLLARLAIGAIGASFVITQYHTTMMFAPNVVGTANATSAGWGNLGGGTTQILMPLIFSGLLMLGVSETLGWRLAMVVPGVVLFFTGIGYWLFTQDAPDGNFSDLRARGELPEATGENSAVQSFLAAAKDIRVWALFIVYGLCFGVELTINNIAAIYFFDKFDLTLATAGLIAGLFGLMNIFARTLGGVFSDLFAKQGGLKGRVRWLFIALVCEGIALIAFSQMHILSLAIGIMLVFSLFVQMAEGATFGVVPFINKKALGAVAGIVGAGGNVGAVSAAFLFRSESLGYQQGLFYLGITVLVLASCVLVVRFSDATEAEEATAYRDAVGDDTNAGALSLR; this is encoded by the coding sequence ATGGACATTCGCAATAAAGCTAACCGCATTCGGCTATTAAACTTTTCCACCCCTCAAATGCGCGCGTTCCACTTTTCTTGGTTCGCGTTCCATATCTGCTTTTTTGGCTGGTTTGGTATCGCACCACTAATGGCAGTGGTCCGTGAAGACCTATCACTTACCCAAACGCAGATCGGCAATACTATTATTGCCTCCGTTGCTATTACCGTTATTGTCCGTCTGCTGATTGGCGTGCTATGCGACAAAATTGGTCCTCGTAAAACCTATACCGGCTTGTTAATGCTAGGCGCTATACCCGTCATGGGCATAGGTTTTGCCAATAGCTTTGAGACCTTCTTGCTCGCTCGTTTGGCTATCGGCGCCATCGGTGCATCCTTTGTTATCACCCAATATCACACCACGATGATGTTTGCGCCGAATGTCGTTGGCACCGCCAATGCGACCAGTGCTGGCTGGGGTAACTTGGGTGGCGGTACCACACAAATTCTGATGCCGTTGATCTTCTCAGGTTTGCTAATGCTTGGCGTTAGTGAAACGCTGGGATGGCGTCTAGCGATGGTGGTGCCTGGTGTCGTGCTGTTCTTTACCGGGATTGGATATTGGTTGTTTACCCAAGACGCCCCCGATGGCAATTTTAGCGACCTGCGCGCCCGCGGTGAGCTACCCGAAGCCACAGGTGAAAATAGTGCAGTACAAAGTTTTCTAGCCGCCGCAAAGGATATTCGTGTATGGGCGTTGTTTATTGTTTATGGGCTCTGCTTCGGCGTTGAGTTAACGATCAACAATATTGCCGCTATTTATTTCTTCGACAAGTTTGACCTGACCCTGGCAACCGCTGGTTTAATCGCTGGTTTGTTTGGCCTTATGAATATTTTTGCCCGCACCCTTGGTGGCGTTTTTTCAGACCTATTCGCCAAACAAGGGGGTTTAAAAGGTCGAGTCCGCTGGCTGTTTATCGCCTTGGTGTGTGAAGGAATAGCGCTCATTGCCTTCTCACAAATGCATATCTTAAGCCTCGCAATCGGCATCATGCTGGTATTTAGCCTGTTTGTTCAGATGGCTGAGGGAGCGACATTTGGTGTGGTGCCCTTTATTAATAAAAAAGCACTGGGGGCTGTTGCGGGTATTGTGGGTGCGGGTGGAAACGTGGGCGCCGTATCTGCAGCTTTTCTGTTCCGTAGTGAAAGTCTTGGTTATCAACAAGGGCTTTTTTACCTCGGCATTACCGTATTAGTGCTCGCTTCTTGTGTACTGGTAGTACGTTTCAGCGATGCTACAGAAGCTGAAGAAGCAACAGCCTATCGTGATGCGGTTGGCGACGATACGAACGCAGGCGCACTCTCGCTGCGTTAG
- a CDS encoding LysR family transcriptional regulator, protein MSRVTLAQWQMLAAVVDHGGFARAAEAIHKSPSTLNHAVHKLEEQLGVQVLEPVGRQVRLTEAGELLLRRARQLIESAASLEDVATRLAAGLEAEVVVAIDQIFPAAAQAKALERFSEMYPQVRVQLHESVLNGGTEMLHDGRADLVVSGIAAQGYLGEPLVNVRFIAVAHPSHELHQLSRSLDLRDLTQHRQLVVRDSALRQSTNSGWLKAEQRWTVSHLNTSLDMLKRGLGFAWMPETRIADELSSGQLKPLPLSAGGVRMVPMQLIFRDRDQAGPAAHAMAQALKRGVSELCPKDSISSNESP, encoded by the coding sequence ATGTCTCGAGTAACTCTTGCACAGTGGCAGATGCTGGCAGCCGTTGTTGACCATGGTGGGTTTGCGCGGGCGGCCGAGGCTATACACAAAAGCCCATCTACGCTTAACCATGCCGTGCATAAGCTAGAAGAGCAGTTGGGTGTTCAGGTGCTGGAGCCGGTAGGTAGGCAGGTGCGCTTAACCGAAGCGGGCGAACTCTTACTGCGTCGAGCACGTCAGTTAATTGAAAGTGCCGCCTCTTTAGAAGATGTGGCTACCCGTTTGGCTGCAGGCCTGGAAGCTGAAGTCGTGGTCGCTATTGACCAGATTTTTCCAGCGGCTGCCCAAGCGAAAGCACTTGAGCGTTTCTCAGAAATGTATCCTCAGGTCAGAGTGCAGTTGCATGAGAGCGTACTAAATGGTGGTACGGAAATGCTCCACGATGGTCGTGCCGACCTGGTGGTCTCAGGGATTGCGGCTCAAGGGTATTTAGGTGAGCCGCTGGTGAACGTCCGGTTTATAGCCGTTGCGCACCCAAGCCATGAGTTACACCAGCTTAGTCGCTCGCTAGACTTGCGGGATCTTACCCAGCATCGGCAATTAGTAGTGCGCGATTCAGCGCTACGCCAGTCGACTAATTCCGGCTGGTTGAAAGCGGAGCAACGATGGACGGTGAGTCACTTAAATACGTCATTAGATATGCTGAAGCGTGGGCTTGGATTTGCCTGGATGCCAGAGACCCGTATTGCTGATGAACTTTCAAGTGGACAGCTCAAACCGTTGCCGCTCAGTGCGGGTGGGGTACGAATGGTGCCTATGCAATTAATATTCAGAGACCGAGATCAAGCTGGCCCCGCAGCGCATGCCATGGCACAGGCATTGAAGCGGGGAGTAAGCGAGCTCTGTCCTAAGGATTCGATTTCATCGAATGAATCGCCGTAA
- a CDS encoding methyl-accepting chemotaxis protein yields MFAFMHPYQTIHRLEQEVAALNAQLDIEKKRHGCRAISLMTPVESLSMLQARGADMLCSLSKGVEVHAQHLAAEQSTLTDTFGRLHKAEQTAQTLQQHRQRCQQTDAYLSSSLVTEQAFHDIRQLSVELGHNAGHTQALAITAALEVAHFHEQPAGMPAIVQDLQELSEHSQQLAHQLAQWIERTTSQVNEDAKIRDYQQQEIKALTSAAQSAEQVIEQLIDQSRHMYKVIHHSTTTAYLHATKLEHAVWKSRLYRQLLSAHLEESLEDHQHCTLGHWYFMGDGRRYKHTEAYKALAAPHKRFHESGLEALKFARQGDHNGQLAALAMMEEASSQLALQLDKLMEHAVYEVPLSTGRPSPLADSP; encoded by the coding sequence ATGTTTGCTTTTATGCACCCTTATCAAACTATCCATCGCCTAGAACAAGAAGTAGCGGCGTTGAATGCCCAGTTAGATATCGAAAAAAAGCGTCACGGCTGTCGCGCAATCAGCTTGATGACGCCTGTTGAGTCACTCAGCATGCTTCAGGCCAGAGGCGCAGATATGCTTTGCTCGTTGAGCAAGGGCGTAGAAGTCCACGCTCAGCATCTTGCTGCCGAGCAATCGACACTCACCGACACCTTCGGCCGGCTCCATAAAGCCGAGCAAACCGCACAAACATTGCAACAACACCGCCAACGCTGCCAGCAAACAGACGCGTATTTATCGTCTTCTTTAGTGACCGAGCAAGCCTTTCACGATATACGCCAGCTAAGTGTCGAATTAGGGCATAACGCAGGTCACACACAAGCGCTAGCCATCACTGCGGCCTTGGAAGTCGCTCACTTCCATGAGCAACCGGCAGGCATGCCAGCGATTGTGCAGGACCTGCAGGAATTATCAGAACACTCTCAGCAATTAGCGCATCAGCTAGCGCAATGGATCGAGCGCACCACATCGCAAGTAAATGAAGATGCAAAGATCCGTGATTATCAGCAGCAGGAAATAAAGGCTCTAACCAGCGCCGCCCAATCAGCAGAGCAGGTAATTGAGCAGTTGATAGACCAGTCACGACATATGTATAAGGTCATACACCACAGTACAACCACGGCTTATTTGCACGCCACCAAACTTGAGCATGCAGTATGGAAAAGCCGCCTTTATAGGCAGCTACTCTCTGCCCACCTCGAAGAGAGTTTAGAAGATCATCAGCACTGCACACTTGGGCACTGGTACTTTATGGGTGATGGTCGTCGCTATAAGCACACGGAAGCTTACAAAGCGCTGGCGGCGCCACATAAGCGTTTCCATGAAAGCGGTTTAGAAGCGCTGAAATTTGCCCGCCAAGGTGATCATAATGGTCAGCTTGCAGCGCTAGCCATGATGGAAGAGGCCAGCAGCCAGCTAGCGCTACAGCTTGATAAACTGATGGAGCATGCCGTTTATGAAGTTCCCCTTTCAACAGGACGCCCCTCGCCATTAGCAGATTCACCTTAA
- a CDS encoding glutathione S-transferase family protein, translating to MGLLVNGEWVDQWYDTKKHGGEFVRESAQLRDWVGDDAMMDAPSGKEREGQSYPAQSDRYHLYVSLACPWAHRILIMRKLKGLESLIGASHVSPLMLDKGWTYDQSEGASGDPVNHVDYHYQLYTMTDSAYTGRVTVPVLWDKQRSAIVNNESADLMRIFNRAFDELTGNDLDFYPDDLRSTINDINDDVYEHINNGVYKSGFATEQHVYEKHVQALFDALERMEKRLSEHRYLAGEWLTEADIRLFTTLIRFDAVYYGHFKCNLKRIEDYPNLANYVRELYQWPGIAETVNMDHIKRHYYYSHDTINPTRIVPAGPLLDLERTHDRERLSGKGIRRRAL from the coding sequence ATGGGACTGCTTGTTAACGGCGAATGGGTTGATCAGTGGTACGACACTAAAAAGCATGGTGGAGAATTTGTCCGCGAGTCTGCCCAGCTTCGCGACTGGGTAGGTGATGATGCGATGATGGATGCACCGTCAGGCAAAGAAAGAGAAGGGCAGAGCTACCCTGCTCAATCAGACCGTTACCATCTTTATGTATCTCTAGCCTGTCCTTGGGCGCATCGAATTCTGATTATGCGCAAATTAAAAGGGCTGGAATCACTCATTGGCGCTTCTCATGTCAGCCCGTTGATGCTGGATAAGGGCTGGACGTATGACCAAAGTGAGGGCGCCAGCGGAGACCCTGTCAATCACGTCGACTATCACTATCAGCTCTACACCATGACCGACTCAGCTTATACAGGCCGTGTCACGGTGCCGGTGCTTTGGGATAAGCAGCGTAGCGCAATCGTTAATAATGAGTCGGCTGATTTGATGCGCATTTTTAATCGCGCGTTTGATGAGTTGACCGGTAACGATTTAGATTTTTACCCTGACGACTTGCGTAGCACTATTAATGACATCAACGACGATGTGTACGAGCACATTAATAACGGTGTCTACAAGTCGGGTTTTGCGACGGAGCAGCACGTGTATGAAAAACATGTGCAAGCACTGTTCGATGCCTTAGAACGCATGGAAAAACGCTTGAGCGAGCACCGTTATCTAGCAGGGGAGTGGTTAACAGAAGCGGATATTCGGCTTTTCACCACGCTGATTCGCTTTGATGCTGTCTATTACGGTCATTTTAAGTGCAACTTAAAACGTATCGAAGATTACCCAAATCTCGCAAATTACGTTCGCGAGTTGTATCAGTGGCCGGGCATTGCAGAGACGGTCAATATGGATCATATAAAACGCCACTACTACTACAGCCACGACACGATTAACCCAACGCGCATTGTGCCTGCCGGACCGCTGCTGGATTTAGAACGCACCCATGATCGTGAACGCCTATCAGGGAAGGGCATTCGTCGTCGAGCATTATAA
- a CDS encoding L,D-transpeptidase family protein yields the protein MNETQLLRRWAIGMALCLTLIQAPQLITSAQADPGSLEQALAQRVDAQTSALLPVGDFYQQLDQRPVWQDSNRVEALVDALNSLEDDGLAPGDYSAGDLMDAFQTSQQASTLAQADFDIQATKALLLALEHLSRGKVNPNEVEPKWDIPRPERRYSLLRIAHAVENGDIQGALDYVRPSSAEYAQLRDALRHYRTLAEKDSVPYLTGRDEALRPGDANEDVLVLRQRLAYWGETDLLAADSSAYPMIEAQSVVSDQRTYDAELERAVKQFQRRHQLQEDGVVGERTRLALNTPVTSRIDQLRVNLERARWIRPTQTNEPRVWVDIAGYRLHYTRPNGEHWDARVVVGTPRRETPIIHSAISHLTVNPSWTIPPTIMREDVLPQVRRDPGYLARRNIQVLSPSGERLDADAIDWQRPGAVMLRQVSGGGNPLGRVVVRFPNNEMIYLHDTPARGLFQRSQRALSSGCVRVEGVTEFAQLLLQDSGSRYQLSSLLNSSGSDRNVNLPQRIPVALHYLTAWPNAQGEVEFRDDIYRRDADLLAALLQAA from the coding sequence ATGAACGAGACACAGTTACTAAGACGATGGGCGATAGGGATGGCTCTATGTCTGACGCTGATCCAAGCGCCTCAGTTAATTACCAGCGCGCAAGCTGACCCAGGCTCACTTGAGCAGGCATTAGCTCAGCGTGTAGATGCTCAAACAAGTGCGTTACTGCCTGTTGGTGACTTTTATCAACAGCTAGATCAACGGCCAGTCTGGCAAGATAGCAATCGTGTTGAAGCGCTGGTGGACGCGCTAAATAGTCTTGAAGATGATGGCTTGGCCCCCGGTGATTATAGCGCTGGCGACCTGATGGACGCATTTCAGACTAGCCAGCAAGCAAGTACGTTGGCCCAAGCTGATTTTGATATTCAGGCCACGAAAGCATTGTTGCTAGCGCTTGAGCATCTCTCACGGGGCAAGGTAAATCCAAATGAAGTTGAGCCTAAATGGGATATCCCCAGGCCTGAGCGTCGCTACTCTTTACTGCGCATTGCCCATGCGGTCGAAAATGGCGATATTCAGGGCGCGCTTGATTATGTCAGGCCCTCATCGGCTGAGTACGCTCAGCTACGTGATGCGCTACGTCATTATCGTACGCTGGCGGAAAAAGACAGTGTTCCCTACCTGACGGGCCGCGATGAGGCGTTACGCCCAGGTGATGCCAATGAAGATGTGCTGGTATTGCGACAGCGCTTGGCCTATTGGGGAGAAACCGATTTGCTGGCGGCGGATAGCAGTGCTTATCCAATGATTGAGGCCCAGTCAGTGGTTAGTGACCAGCGTACCTACGATGCTGAGTTAGAACGGGCAGTTAAGCAATTTCAACGTCGCCATCAGTTACAAGAAGATGGCGTTGTGGGTGAGCGCACGCGACTTGCATTGAATACACCTGTTACGTCGCGTATCGATCAACTTCGTGTCAATTTAGAGCGAGCTCGGTGGATCAGGCCTACTCAAACCAATGAGCCGCGAGTATGGGTTGATATTGCGGGTTATCGATTGCATTACACTCGGCCCAATGGTGAGCACTGGGATGCTCGAGTGGTCGTTGGTACACCGCGGCGCGAAACGCCTATTATTCATTCGGCAATTAGTCACTTAACCGTGAATCCTTCTTGGACTATCCCGCCGACCATAATGCGTGAGGATGTTTTACCTCAGGTAAGACGAGACCCTGGCTATTTAGCACGGCGAAATATTCAAGTGTTAAGTCCCTCCGGCGAACGGCTAGACGCTGACGCTATTGACTGGCAGCGACCTGGTGCGGTGATGCTGCGTCAAGTATCAGGTGGCGGTAACCCGTTAGGCCGCGTGGTCGTGCGTTTTCCTAACAATGAAATGATCTATCTACACGATACGCCAGCAAGAGGGCTGTTTCAGCGGTCTCAGCGAGCGCTAAGCTCTGGTTGTGTGCGCGTTGAGGGTGTAACGGAATTTGCACAGTTATTGCTTCAGGATAGTGGCAGTCGCTACCAGCTATCATCATTGCTTAACAGCAGTGGAAGTGACCGTAATGTTAATCTCCCACAGCGCATTCCTGTCGCATTGCACTACCTGACTGCCTGGCCAAATGCCCAGGGGGAAGTGGAGTTCCGTGATGATATTTACCGCCGTGACGCTGACCTGTTAGCCGCATTGTTACAAGCTGCATAA
- a CDS encoding PRC-barrel domain-containing protein, producing MRKTMLTTAISTALLGSLAFGVQASTEPQGMYSADDIMDAEVFFSGGSGEEIGEVEDILFDEEMRISALVIESGAVLGLGGREIVINTDQFTLETHTESDGDTEHRIMLEASQEEIESFPTYDRDWWEQTKSSARDAWQTTKEGAQSAWQSTREAVNDNQ from the coding sequence ATGCGTAAGACAATGCTTACCACCGCTATCAGCACCGCCCTTTTAGGCAGCTTGGCCTTTGGTGTTCAGGCATCAACTGAACCCCAAGGTATGTATTCGGCAGATGACATCATGGATGCAGAGGTATTCTTCTCTGGCGGTTCTGGTGAAGAGATCGGTGAAGTCGAAGACATCCTTTTTGATGAAGAGATGCGTATTTCTGCGCTAGTGATTGAAAGCGGCGCAGTATTGGGCTTGGGTGGTCGTGAAATTGTCATTAACACCGACCAATTTACTCTGGAAACCCATACTGAGAGTGATGGCGATACCGAACATCGCATTATGCTCGAAGCTTCCCAAGAAGAGATTGAATCCTTTCCTACTTATGATCGTGATTGGTGGGAACAGACTAAAAGCAGTGCACGTGATGCATGGCAAACAACCAAAGAAGGCGCTCAAAGCGCTTGGCAGTCTACTCGCGAAGCCGTTAACGATAACCAGTAA